In Planctomycetota bacterium, the sequence CGTCCTGGCCTGGGCCGCCGGCCAACCGCACGTCGCCGCAGGCGTGAAAAAGACCGCGGGCATCAAGGGGGACTTGGACCACTTCGGGGCCCTCGGTTTCCTCCAGGGGGTGCTCACGCTCCTCCGCGACGGCGGTCACGCCGGCCTGCTCGTCGTCCTCGACGAGGTGGAGACGATCCAGCGGGTCCGGAGCGACGCCCGCGACAAGAGCCTCAACGCCCTCCGGCAGCTCATCGACGAAGTCGAGGGGGGGCGGTTTCCGGGGCTGTTCCTGCTGATCACCGGGACGCCGGCGTTCTATGACGGGCCGCAGGGCGTGCGGAGACTCGAGCCCCTCGCCCAGCGGCTCCATGTCGACTTCCAGACCGACGCCCGGTTCGACAACCCCCGCGCCGTGCAGGTGCGCCTGCCGCCGTTCGACCTCGACCGGCTCTGCAAGGTGGGGAGTCGCGTGCGGGACATTTTTCTCCTAGGAGCGTCTTCTCCGGACCGAGTCGCGAAGGTCTGCGACGACGCACTCGTCCGCCGCTTGGCGGAGGCCGTGGCCGGCAAGCTCGGCGGAAAGGTCGGCATCGCGCCCCGGATCTTCCTCAAGAAACTCGTGGCCGACGTCCTCGACCGCGTCGACCTCCACCCCGACTTCGACCCGGCCCGCGACTACTCGCTCACGGTCAGCGAGACGGAGATGACACCCGTGGAGCGGCAGGCGAGCGGAGCGAAGGGGCTCGACGAGATCGAGCTCGACATCGGATGAGCAACTTCGAACTGCTGCACCCGGCAGTCCGGCACCATGTCGTCAATTCACTGGGATGGCGTAGCCTACGGCCGTTCCAAGACGCGGTCATCCCCCGGCTGCTTGCCGGCGAGCACCAGATCGTTCTCGCCCCGACCGCCGGCGGCAAGACCGAGGCAGCGGCGTTTCCGATCCTGTCACGGATGCTCACCGAGGACTGGCGCGGCCTCTCGGTCCTCTATGTCTGTCCGATCAAGGCCCTCCTCAACAACCTCGAGACGCGCCTGTCCCGCTATTGCGAGCTCCTCGGCCGCCGCGCGGCCCTCCGCCACGGCGACACGTCGGCGACCAGCCGCCGGCGAATCGTCCAAGACCCTCCCGACGTGCTTCTCACGACGCCAGAGTCGCTCGAAGTGATGCTCGTCTCGTCGCGGGTCGACGAGGAGATCCTGTTTGGCGACCTGCGCGCGGTGATCATCGACGAGATCCATGCCTTCGCCGGCGACGATCGCGGCTGGCACCTGCTCGCGGTGCTCGACCGGGTCACGAAGCTCGCCGGCCACCCGGTGCAGCGGATCGGCCTGTCGGCGACGGTCGGCAATCCACAAGCCCTCTGCGACTGGCTCGCCGGCTCCTGCGACGGCCCGCGGGGCGTGTATGCCCCCG encodes:
- the brxD gene encoding BREX system ATP-binding protein BrxD → KRTDALLEGRLAGITTVAPQFSAALRGYRIASVSSDRATADGVLAWAAGQPHVAAGVKKTAGIKGDLDHFGALGFLQGVLTLLRDGGHAGLLVVLDEVETIQRVRSDARDKSLNALRQLIDEVEGGRFPGLFLLITGTPAFYDGPQGVRRLEPLAQRLHVDFQTDARFDNPRAVQVRLPPFDLDRLCKVGSRVRDIFLLGASSPDRVAKVCDDALVRRLAEAVAGKLGGKVGIAPRIFLKKLVADVLDRVDLHPDFDPARDYSLTVSETEMTPVERQASGAKGLDEIELDIG